The window CTGAGAACAAGAAGCAGGTACAGTGTAAAAGCACTGAAGCACGCAACAAGAGGCAGCATTCCACTCCCGGGTCCAGACCTGGAGGGCTCGGCCCTGTGGCCTCAGGAGCAACCAACCCCCCCCACAGCCGAGGACGGCGGGGCCGGAGGCCACACATGCACTTATGCTGCCTGCTCGGCGGGCCCCttgtctccctttccttcttgaTCAGTCTGGTCTAGCTCTTATGTTTTGTGATAGAAATAGCTGCTGGCACAGAGACCTTAGAGGGCAATCTTGTCCCTTATGGACAAGTACCATGGCAAGGTCTGAGTGTCGCTCACAGAGGGCACCAAGGCTTGCTGAGCTCCCACCGCAGGCCCTCAGAGCATGACTTACCATAACTGTCGTAGCTGTCTCTATAGGACCCTCCTGAGCTCCGGTCACCATAGCCACCACCCTGACTCCGGCTGCAGAAAATATACATATGACTGTTACAGGCTGCCTTAGTATACTCACCCCAACCCTGTGCCAGTGTCTCAACAGAAGCCTGAATGAAACACACCCAGGCAGAACCACATTCTCACCTGCTGTAGTAGTCTCTGGAACCCCCATAGCCCCCACTCCTGGACTCAAACCGGCTTCCCCCATAGCCTCGGTCCCCTCCTCCTACAAACAGGGACAGGAAATACAAGTGAGTGCCAGCTCCTACCAGCCCTGCTCCCATCGTGTCCTCAAGGGCCTCCGCCCCACCCCCCAAGAGTAGCACTCACCTCTGGAGAACCCACGGCCTCGACCTCGGCCCCCACGGAAGAAGCCCCGGCCCCCAGCAGAGCCACCTCGGTACCCACGGGATCGATTGTCAGATGACTTGCCAGCCTGGTCAACTCGGATCTGTCGCCCATCCACAGACTGTGGAGACCAAGAGGTTGGGCTCAGGTCAGCCTCTGTGCCTCCTCGCCCTGTAAGCATGAACCTTCTGCACTCTCAGAGCAGCTGTCTCTCACCTTCCCATTCATGGCCATCATGGCATCCTTGGCATCGTCGATGTTCTCAAAGGTGACAAACCCAAAGCCTCGTGACCGCTGGGTTTCCCTGTCTTTCACAACCACCACTGTGCGGGGGAGAGAGGTTTGCAGTTGGCACCTAACCTCTCCAAAAGCATCCCTGCCCAGCCACTGCCATTCTGGCACCAACCTCACCTTCAGAAATCTGTCCATATTTTGAGAAGACCTGCTCCAGTGACTGCTCATTGGTGTCAAAACTCAGTCCTCCCACGAAAAGCTTGCCTTCATCTGATGCCATGGTGGCCTGTGGTAAACCGTTGAAATCCACATTGAGATCCCTAAGGTATTCATCACTCACCCCTCCCACCTATTTTACTTTATACAAATAACATGctcatcatgcctgaccaggcagtagtgcagtggatagagcattggactggaacgtggaggacccaggttcgagacccagaggttgccagcttgagtgcaggctcatctgatttgagcaaagctcatcagcttggacccaaggtcactagcttgagcaaggggttactcggtctgctgtagcccagcccgcccccccaccaaggcacaaatgagaaagcaatcggtgaactaaggtgccgcggcgaaaaactgatgcttttcatctctccctttctgtctgtccctatctatccctctctctgattctgtttctgtaaaaaaaataacatactcATTGggaacacaatgaaaaactactgCCATTTATCACCCCAAAACCATACCCAGAACTTAACTTTATAAGCTGTTAATCCCTTTATCACCCTGGGCCCCGTCCCCACTCAGATTCCTGAATGGGGCGGTTCTGCCTACTCAGTACAGCCCTGGCTGTGGGCTCCAGGTCACGCCCTCAGGAAACTTGAAAGACTAGACACTAAAGTAAGTTATCTAACTCTTCTATCCACCCACCTAGCATACTTTGGGGTTCACCCCTTTGCAAACAGGCGCCTAACTCCTAACAGGACGATCGGGGTTAATAACGAAATGCTCGGTCCGCTGTAGGGCGCCTATTAGGGGTGGCCGGTACTGTGCCTCGGTAGAAAACTGGGGTGGAGTCACTACGCGGGAGGGGGCCCCAACGCGGTGTGGATACGTAGGTCAGGTGCTCCCTTGGACCGACCTTTCCCGGCTGAGAACCTGACACAAGAAACACAAGCCTGGAACCGCACAACTCGAAACCCAACTCGAGGTGCCGGAAGAGAAATGGGACAAGGGCCTGCCTTTCCTTCGTGCAAAACAAACGGGAAACTGGAGAAGCCAGAGCCCGGGCGAGCGCCAAGAtgtagccccacccccagagcCGCCCATAACGTGCGCTTGCGCCCTGCGCCACTCCATCCGGGAACTCCGCACTCCCGCCATTTCGCGGGGCACAGAATAACACTTGTGGCCGCCATTTTGCGGCGGTGCCCCGCTTTTGGCGAGCCTAGGCCACCAAGGGAACACCTCTGGCTGCAGCTCACTCTAGTCTACAGCTGCCCCTCGCCGCCAGCGGGGCGGACTCCACCCTGGGCCCGCCCAGGCACCACCCCTGCCCAGGGGCGTGTCAACGCCGCCCTGCCTCATCCGGCTGGCCCCCAGACCGCTCGCCGCCCAGGGCTCTTGGAGCCGGTGC is drawn from Saccopteryx leptura isolate mSacLep1 chromosome 1, mSacLep1_pri_phased_curated, whole genome shotgun sequence and contains these coding sequences:
- the CIRBP gene encoding cold-inducible RNA-binding protein isoform X2 yields the protein MASDEGKLFVGGLSFDTNEQSLEQVFSKYGQISEVVVVKDRETQRSRGFGFVTFENIDDAKDAMMAMNGKSVDGRQIRVDQAGKSSDNRSRGYRGGSAGGRGFFRGGRGRGRGFSRGGGDRGYGGSRFESRSGGYGGSRDYYSSRSQGGGYGDRSSGGSYRDSYDSYATHNE
- the CIRBP gene encoding cold-inducible RNA-binding protein isoform X1 — protein: MASDEGKLFVGGLSFDTNEQSLEQVFSKYGQISEVVVVKDRETQRSRGFGFVTFENIDDAKDAMMAMNGKSVDGRQIRVDQAGKSSDNRSRGYRGGSAGGRGFFRGGRGRGRGFSRGGGDRGYGGSRFESRSGGYGGSRDYYSSRSQGGGYGDRSSGGSYRDSYDSYGKSCSEGLRWELSKPWCPL
- the CIRBP gene encoding cold-inducible RNA-binding protein isoform X3, which gives rise to MASDEGKLFVGGLSFDTNEQSLEQVFSKYGQISEVVVVKDRETQRSRGFGFVTFENIDDAKDAMMAMNGKSVDGRQIRVDQAGKSSDNRSRGYRGGSAGGRGFFRGGRGRGRGFSRGGGDRGYGGSRFESRSGGYGGSRDYYSSRSQGGGYGDRSSGGSYRDSYDSYG